A window of Flavobacterium psychrophilum genomic DNA:
AGGACAGCCCCGATGAAATTCCGGGTCTGTATGCCATGATTACCGGCGAAAACTACGACCTTGTTTCGGGCTGGAAGAAAAAACGTTACGATTCTGTCGTGGCAAAAAACCTTCCGTCGAAACTGTTTAACTGGGCTGCCAGAAAAACATCGGGCGTAAAGCTTAACGATTTTAACTGCGGCCTTAAAGCCTACAAGAATGTAGTAGTTAAGAACATAGAGGTATCGGGCGAAATGCACCGTTATATCCCTGTTCTTGCTAAAAACTCGGGCTTTGCTAAAATTGGCGAAAAAGTAGTGATACACCAGGCACGTAAGTACGGTTCTACCAAATTTGGTATGGAGCGCTTTGTAAACGGTTTCCTTGACCTTATAACCATTTGGTTCCTGTCGCGTTTCGGCAAAAGGCCTATGCACCTTTTTGGCGCACTAGGCGCCCTTATGTTCTTTATAGGTTTTGGTGCATCTATATATATAGGTGCCGTAAAACTATACAGGCTGGCACAGCACCAGAGCACCATACTTATTACAGATAACCCGTGGTTTTACATTGCGCTTACCACTATGATTATTGGTACGCAGCTGTTTTTGGCAGGATTTCTTGGCGAGATAATCCTCCGCACAAAAAATAACGAGGAGCGCTATAAAATTAGCGAAATTTTATAAGTTGTATTTTGTAACTTGAATCAAAATCAATCCTCTAAAATTTAAACTTAAAATGGAAATTGAAAAATCTATACTTGATAAAGTAAATATTTGGTTAACGCCTGTTTTTGACGCTGATACACACACCGCAATTAAAAATATGATGACTTCTTCGCCTAAAGAACTTGAAGAATGTTTTTATAAAAATCTTGAGTTTGGTACGGGTGGTATGCGTGGCATTATGGGTCCGGGGACTAACAGAATTAACAGATATACCCTTGGAAAAGCCACTCAGGGCCTTTCTGATTACCTTAAAACATCATTCCCCGGCGAAGAGCTTAAGGTAGCTATTGCCTATGATTGCCGCCACAACAGCGACACGCTTGCAAAAGTGGTTGCAGATGTATTTTCGGCAAACGGAATTAAAGTTTTCCTTTTCTCCGACTTACGCCCTACCCCTGAGCTTTCTTTCGCAGTAAGAAAACTTAACTGCCACGCAGGTATTGTTCTTACAGCATCGCATAACCCGCCCGAATATAACGGATATAAAGTATACTGGCAGGATGGCGGTCAGTTGGTTCCACCGCAGGACGGTGAACTTATTGACGTAATTGAAGCCCTAAACTACGACCAGATTAAATTTGAGGCCAATGAAGGCCTTATTGAATATATTGACGATGCTATTGATAAAGCGTTTATACAAACGTCTTTACAGGCAGCAACATTCAACACCCCGCAGGAAGCAAAAGACGAACTTAAAGTTGTGTTTACTCCCCTGCACGGTACATCGGTTACGCTTATCCCCGACCTGCTTGAAAATGCAGGATATAACAACGTACATATTGTTGCAGACCAGGCAAAACCAGATGGTGACTTCCCTACAGTAAAATCGCCAAACCCGGAAGAGCCTGAGGCACTTTCTATGGCTATCGCCTTAGCGGATGAGATCAATGCTGATATTGTTGTGGGTACCGACCCCGACAGTGACCGCCTTGGTGTAGCTGTACGTAATGGAAACGGCATTATGACACTGCTTAACGGCAACCAGACAATGGTTCTTATGACGCATTTCCTTTTGGAGCAATGGAAAAAGAAAGGACTTCTTAAAGGCAATGAGTTTGTTGCTTCTACGATAGTTTCTACCCCAATGCTTATGGAACTGGCTTCTGCTTACAACGTCGACTTTAAAGTAGGATTAACCGGCTTTAAATGGATCGCTAAAATGATTGTTGACTTCCCGGAACAGACGTTTATCGGCGGTGGCGAGGAAAGTTTTGGCTATATGGTAGGCGACGAAGTACGCGATAAAGATGCTGTTACTTCTACCCTGTTACTTTGCGAAATTGCAGCACAGGCAAAAGCAAATGCAAGTTCATTATACCAGGAATTGCTTAAATTATATGAGCAGTACGGTTTCTACAAAGAATATCTTATATCAATAACCAAAAAAGGTATTGATGGCGCTGCCGAGATAAAACAGATGATGCTTGACCTTCGCGACAATCCGCTTAAAGAAATTAACGGGCAGCGCGTGGTTATGGTTGAAGATTATAATGCATCTACAGCACGTAACCTGTTTACAGATGAAACAGAAGAACTGAAGCTTCCAAAATCTGATGTATTGATTTATTACCTTGAAGACGGTACTAAAATATGTGCCCGCCCTAGTGGCACAGAACCTAAAATTAAATTCTACTTTAGCGTAAACGATACGCTTGACGACGTTAAGAACTTTAAAGCCGTTGAAGCGTCTCTGGACGATAAGATTAAAAACATCATCGAAGAGATGAACCTTATTTAATGAGTAACTTTAAAAAAATAATGCGCTATGCGCTGCCGTACAAAAAGTATGCGTTCTTAAATATATTTTTCAACGTATTATATGCTTTTTTCAGCACGCTTTCATTCATAGCGCTAATACCAATGATCTCTGTCATTTTTGGTGACACTGAAAAAGTAACGGTTGAGCCGGTGTACAAGGGGTACGAACATATTCAAAGCTATCTCGAAGAATATCTAAACTACTATGTAACCACAACTACCGCAACCAAAGGCGTAGAATATACATTGGGGGCAATGGTGGTGGTTATCATCTCCATTTTCCTTATAAAAAACCTGTGTAACTATGTAGCATTATTTTTTGCTACATTTTTACGCAACGGTGTACTTAGGGATCTTCGTGATGCCATGTACAAAAAAGTGATCGAGTTGCCTTTATCTTTCTATTCGGAAAAACGTAAAGGAGACGTTATTGCCAGGATGTCATCAGACGTAAACGAGGTACAATCTTCTTATTTATCAATTCTTGAACTTATCGTTAAAGAACCGCTTACCATTGTTTTTTCAATTTTCCTGATGCTGAAAATCAATGTTA
This region includes:
- a CDS encoding glycosyl transferase family 2, encoding MNISIVIPLLNEEESLKELHQWIVKVMAENNFSYEVIFIDDGSTDNSWNTIEQLAAQNPNIKGIRFQRNYGKSQALHAGFAKAQGDVIITMDADLQDSPDEIPGLYAMITGENYDLVSGWKKKRYDSVVAKNLPSKLFNWAARKTSGVKLNDFNCGLKAYKNVVVKNIEVSGEMHRYIPVLAKNSGFAKIGEKVVIHQARKYGSTKFGMERFVNGFLDLITIWFLSRFGKRPMHLFGALGALMFFIGFGASIYIGAVKLYRLAQHQSTILITDNPWFYIALTTMIIGTQLFLAGFLGEIILRTKNNEERYKISEIL
- a CDS encoding phosphoglucomutase — protein: MEIEKSILDKVNIWLTPVFDADTHTAIKNMMTSSPKELEECFYKNLEFGTGGMRGIMGPGTNRINRYTLGKATQGLSDYLKTSFPGEELKVAIAYDCRHNSDTLAKVVADVFSANGIKVFLFSDLRPTPELSFAVRKLNCHAGIVLTASHNPPEYNGYKVYWQDGGQLVPPQDGELIDVIEALNYDQIKFEANEGLIEYIDDAIDKAFIQTSLQAATFNTPQEAKDELKVVFTPLHGTSVTLIPDLLENAGYNNVHIVADQAKPDGDFPTVKSPNPEEPEALSMAIALADEINADIVVGTDPDSDRLGVAVRNGNGIMTLLNGNQTMVLMTHFLLEQWKKKGLLKGNEFVASTIVSTPMLMELASAYNVDFKVGLTGFKWIAKMIVDFPEQTFIGGGEESFGYMVGDEVRDKDAVTSTLLLCEIAAQAKANASSLYQELLKLYEQYGFYKEYLISITKKGIDGAAEIKQMMLDLRDNPLKEINGQRVVMVEDYNASTARNLFTDETEELKLPKSDVLIYYLEDGTKICARPSGTEPKIKFYFSVNDTLDDVKNFKAVEASLDDKIKNIIEEMNLI